From the genome of Scytonema hofmannii PCC 7110, one region includes:
- a CDS encoding BON domain-containing protein produces MGWLKRLFGLEKPQNAQVNPTPQPAEQTRSATPAATETVSPERLGLNGEYDQSGLAKRVALAFDQDNQLDDIDTLWVAQTGSTVVLKGKVPSQDILQKMVSVARSVNGATEVDTSQVSVG; encoded by the coding sequence ATGGGTTGGTTAAAAAGACTGTTTGGACTAGAAAAACCACAGAACGCACAAGTGAATCCCACTCCACAGCCAGCAGAACAAACTCGTTCTGCAACTCCCGCAGCCACTGAAACAGTTTCCCCAGAACGTTTGGGATTGAATGGAGAGTACGATCAAAGCGGTTTGGCTAAGCGAGTTGCGCTTGCATTTGACCAAGATAATCAACTTGATGATATCGATACTCTTTGGGTAGCGCAAACAGGTAGCACTGTAGTCCTAAAGGGCAAAGTTCCCAGCCAAGACATTCTGCAAAAAATGGTTTCTGTAGCACGTTCGGTCAACGGTGCAACAGAAGTTGATACGAGTCAAGTGAGCGTCGGCTAG
- a CDS encoding alpha/beta fold hydrolase — translation MNVVGHWQQRVGNQRDWVWRGWQTRYTYIRQRHSDRKTTPVILLHGFGASIGHWRHNLEVLGEHHTVYALDMLGWGASEKAPVKYSVQLWADQVYDFWKTFINQPAILVGNSLGSLVSFSASATYPDMVQGLVMINLPDPSLEREALPPILRPVVAGIKNFVASPLLLQPLFNVIRRPGVVRRWASLAYANPEAITDELIEILTGPPQDRGSARAFTALFRATIDANFGPSVKTVLPTLQIPMLLIWGKKDRLVPPALARQFAQYNEKLEVLDVENVGHCPHDEHPELINQVILDWLKLISDQ, via the coding sequence GTGAATGTAGTAGGACACTGGCAACAACGAGTTGGAAATCAAAGAGACTGGGTTTGGCGGGGTTGGCAAACTCGCTATACCTATATTCGTCAAAGGCATAGCGATCGCAAAACAACCCCTGTCATTTTGCTACACGGGTTTGGTGCCTCTATTGGTCACTGGCGACACAATTTAGAGGTGCTAGGCGAACATCATACAGTATACGCTCTTGATATGTTGGGTTGGGGTGCTTCTGAAAAAGCCCCAGTTAAATACAGCGTGCAGCTTTGGGCAGACCAAGTTTACGATTTTTGGAAAACCTTCATCAACCAACCAGCCATCTTAGTAGGTAATTCCCTTGGTTCGCTGGTTTCCTTCTCCGCATCTGCCACCTATCCCGATATGGTGCAGGGCTTGGTCATGATAAACTTGCCCGATCCCTCATTGGAACGAGAAGCTTTACCTCCTATATTAAGACCCGTTGTAGCAGGCATCAAAAATTTTGTTGCTTCCCCACTGTTGCTTCAACCCTTGTTTAACGTCATCCGCCGACCTGGTGTAGTACGTCGCTGGGCAAGTCTTGCCTATGCTAACCCAGAGGCTATTACCGATGAACTAATAGAGATTTTAACAGGGCCACCACAAGATAGAGGTTCTGCGCGTGCTTTTACTGCCCTCTTTAGAGCGACTATAGACGCAAACTTTGGTCCTAGCGTCAAAACCGTCTTGCCAACTTTACAAATTCCAATGTTGTTGATTTGGGGAAAAAAAGATAGGCTTGTTCCCCCTGCACTTGCCCGTCAATTTGCTCAGTACAATGAGAAGTTAGAGGTGCTGGATGTCGAGAATGTGGGGCATTGTCCTCATGATGAACACCCAGAATTAATCAACCAAGTGATTTTGGATTGGCTGAAATTAATCAGTGACCAGTGA
- the infC gene encoding translation initiation factor IF-3 — protein sequence MSVIEKKRNRDLPQINERIRFPKIRVIDTDGAQLGILTPHEALQMAEEKELDLVLLSDKADPPVCRIMDYGKYKFEQEKKAREARKKQHTADVKEVKMRYKIEEHDYNVRVKQAERFLKDGDKVKATVMFRGREIQHSDMAEELLKRMATDLDSVGEVQQAPKKEGRNMMMLISPKK from the coding sequence ATGTCTGTGATTGAAAAGAAAAGAAATCGCGATCTGCCTCAAATTAACGAACGTATTCGCTTCCCGAAGATTCGGGTTATTGACACTGATGGCGCTCAACTGGGAATTTTAACACCCCACGAAGCACTGCAAATGGCAGAGGAAAAAGAACTTGACCTTGTGCTGCTAAGCGACAAAGCAGACCCGCCTGTTTGTCGAATTATGGACTACGGGAAATACAAGTTCGAGCAAGAGAAGAAAGCGCGGGAGGCTCGAAAGAAGCAGCACACGGCTGATGTCAAAGAAGTTAAGATGCGTTACAAGATTGAAGAACACGACTACAACGTGCGAGTCAAACAAGCAGAGCGTTTTCTCAAAGATGGTGATAAGGTGAAAGCGACTGTGATGTTCCGAGGTCGAGAAATCCAGCACAGCGACATGGCAGAAGAACTGCTCAAGCGAATGGCTACAGACTTAGATTCAGTGGGTGAAGTCCAACAAGCGCCCAAGAAAGAAGGGCGAAACATGATGATGCTGATTTCCCCCAAGAAATAA
- a CDS encoding Crp/Fnr family transcriptional regulator, whose translation MLTSVDRLLFVRKVPIFKELRDDFLVRLASVMDELSFPTHYTIFKQGEQGRSLYIVVSGRVKVHIGNQQLAIFPKGESFGEMAVFDAQPRSASATTLEPCDCLELTQEQLYDAIEETPEIAVNIIGVLSRRIRELNEKINAMGTRNH comes from the coding sequence ATGTTAACCAGCGTCGATCGTTTATTATTCGTCCGAAAAGTACCAATTTTCAAAGAATTACGAGATGATTTTCTTGTTCGTTTAGCTTCAGTCATGGATGAATTATCTTTTCCTACCCATTACACTATTTTTAAGCAAGGCGAACAAGGACGATCGCTTTATATAGTTGTTTCAGGACGCGTGAAAGTTCATATAGGAAATCAACAATTAGCTATTTTTCCCAAAGGAGAATCTTTTGGTGAAATGGCAGTTTTTGATGCCCAACCCCGTTCCGCTTCTGCGACGACTTTAGAACCGTGTGATTGTTTGGAACTCACACAAGAGCAACTGTACGATGCTATAGAAGAAACTCCTGAAATTGCAGTGAATATTATTGGCGTGCTATCAAGGCGTATTCGCGAGTTAAATGAAAAAATTAATGCTATGGGGACAAGAAATCACTGA
- a CDS encoding vanadium-dependent haloperoxidase: protein MDSSQNTDKYNSRRSLFSQVSRRSFLGRASVLTVTGVAGGVMSPLFSSVRKGNIVFAQEKGRHVRAFNYDNFVQKAYQVRLEAAKNQQAIAIPPHPTNGDEERYANKIATDTRGLPHNERGEVQLEAYNSFIQALTTLNPDDFENIILGGGRKLVNPQGPLAISLEGINAAQIATPVPATLDSAEQAAEAVELYWAALLREVSLREFQNDTDNPKILAAIEDLNQLSAFQGPKENGVITPQTLFRASVNYVDKNDPSGRTTKYVVPPGVTEGPYVSQFSLLDIPLNTQFISPLIRTALPGNEFLTDYNEWLTVQNGGSSGKSIRFDPTRRYISSIRDITEYGRINGALFYGVLATLGGIGTPLNPSNPYISSRTQVGSAATLAAAHFQALLLLAPSRAIRASYWGKFYLHRRLRPEAYAGLVYNKLINKIDYPIHSELLNSRALAESFNTFGTYLLPHAYPEGAPFHSAYTAGSASIAGVSATLLKAFFDENFVIPNPVVPDPNDPTKVIPYRGVPLTVGGELNKFAVNYTFGRSLAGIHWRSDIAAGLALGEEVAISILKDERLGFNERFDGFTFTKFDGTKITV, encoded by the coding sequence ATGGATTCTAGCCAGAATACGGATAAATACAACAGTAGACGTTCATTATTTAGTCAAGTGAGTAGACGCTCATTTCTAGGTCGCGCTAGTGTGTTAACTGTTACTGGTGTTGCGGGTGGGGTAATGTCTCCTCTTTTCTCCTCTGTAAGAAAAGGAAATATTGTCTTTGCACAAGAAAAAGGCAGGCATGTGAGAGCGTTCAACTATGATAATTTTGTTCAGAAAGCCTATCAAGTGCGTCTTGAAGCAGCAAAAAATCAGCAAGCGATCGCCATTCCGCCGCATCCGACTAATGGAGATGAAGAACGTTATGCTAACAAAATCGCAACTGATACCAGAGGATTACCTCACAATGAAAGAGGTGAAGTCCAACTAGAAGCTTACAACTCTTTTATTCAAGCACTAACAACGCTAAACCCTGACGACTTTGAAAATATTATCTTGGGTGGCGGAAGAAAACTTGTGAATCCTCAAGGACCATTAGCAATCAGCCTTGAGGGGATCAATGCTGCTCAAATAGCGACTCCAGTACCAGCAACTTTAGATAGTGCAGAACAAGCTGCTGAGGCAGTTGAACTCTACTGGGCTGCTTTACTGCGAGAAGTTTCTCTTAGAGAGTTCCAGAACGACACTGACAATCCGAAAATCTTGGCAGCAATTGAAGACCTCAACCAACTGTCAGCATTTCAAGGACCGAAAGAAAATGGTGTTATCACTCCTCAAACCCTGTTTCGTGCCAGTGTTAACTATGTTGACAAGAATGACCCATCCGGCAGAACAACAAAATACGTTGTCCCACCTGGTGTAACAGAGGGTCCTTACGTTTCACAGTTTTCGTTACTGGATATTCCTTTAAACACTCAATTTATTTCTCCCCTAATTCGTACTGCTCTTCCTGGCAATGAGTTCCTTACCGATTACAACGAGTGGTTGACGGTGCAGAATGGAGGCAGTTCTGGCAAATCCATTAGGTTTGATCCAACACGCCGCTACATCTCTAGTATACGTGATATTACTGAATACGGGCGTATTAATGGTGCTCTATTTTATGGAGTTCTAGCGACTCTCGGTGGTATTGGCACACCCTTGAATCCAAGCAATCCCTATATCAGCTCCAGAACTCAAGTGGGTTCAGCTGCTACATTAGCAGCAGCACACTTTCAAGCCTTACTTCTCCTAGCTCCTTCGCGGGCAATCAGAGCCTCTTATTGGGGTAAGTTTTACTTACATCGTCGTTTGCGACCAGAAGCATATGCTGGGTTAGTCTACAATAAGCTCATCAACAAAATTGACTACCCAATTCATTCTGAGTTATTAAATTCCAGAGCCTTAGCTGAGAGTTTTAACACCTTTGGTACCTATTTATTACCCCATGCATACCCAGAAGGAGCACCGTTCCATTCCGCCTACACTGCTGGTTCTGCCTCTATTGCTGGTGTCTCAGCCACACTGTTGAAAGCGTTCTTTGATGAGAACTTTGTTATTCCCAATCCTGTGGTACCCGATCCCAACGATCCTACAAAAGTGATTCCTTACAGAGGAGTACCACTGACAGTAGGTGGCGAGTTGAACAAGTTTGCAGTTAACTATACTTTTGGTCGCTCTCTTGCTGGTATCCACTGGCGTTCTGATATTGCAGCTGGCTTAGCTTTAGGAGAAGAGGTTGCTATTAGTATCCTTAAAGATGAAAGGCTAGGGTTCAACGAAAGATTTGACGGCTTTACGTTTACCAAGTTTGACGGTACAAAAATCACTGTTTGA
- a CDS encoding cadmium resistance transporter: MSWMIGTLVIGISAAFATTFDDNIYLTAFFGKVNHIFRPKHIIIGEFVGFTALVVASLPGFFGGLVLPEAWIGLLGILPIMIGISNFMSRNDDEDTIQDVSINLGHSINHKRHKKSLFATLRDPQTYRVSAVTIANGGNNIGIYVPLFATTNLPSLGVILCVCYLTVGLWCFLSYNLTRNPLMAPLLARYGRKIFPFVLIWLGFSIMMKSGTFQLFPGVAMLFN, from the coding sequence ATGAGTTGGATGATTGGTACTTTAGTTATTGGGATTTCTGCTGCGTTTGCAACTACCTTTGATGACAATATATACTTGACGGCTTTCTTTGGAAAAGTCAATCATATCTTTCGTCCCAAGCATATTATCATCGGTGAATTTGTTGGATTTACAGCACTAGTAGTTGCCAGTTTGCCTGGTTTTTTCGGTGGTTTAGTTCTTCCAGAAGCTTGGATTGGGTTGCTAGGTATCCTTCCAATTATGATTGGTATCAGTAATTTCATGAGTCGAAATGATGATGAAGACACAATACAAGATGTGTCAATTAACCTAGGTCATTCAATTAATCATAAACGGCATAAGAAATCATTATTTGCGACTCTACGCGATCCTCAAACTTATCGCGTTTCAGCAGTCACTATTGCTAATGGAGGAAACAACATTGGTATTTATGTACCACTGTTTGCCACTACCAATCTTCCAAGTTTAGGAGTGATTTTGTGTGTTTGCTATTTGACTGTTGGGTTGTGGTGCTTCCTTTCTTACAATTTGACTCGTAATCCTCTCATGGCTCCACTTCTGGCTCGGTATGGTCGAAAAATATTCCCATTTGTATTAATCTGGCTGGGATTTTCTATCATGATGAAAAGTGGAACTTTTCAACTTTTCCCTGGGGTGGCAATGCTTTTCAATTAG
- a CDS encoding TetR/AcrR family transcriptional regulator produces the protein MSQLLKSKSTYTPSTTVAPVMRRRNQHSHQAILKAAVELLEEKGYGNICIEAIASRAGVGKQTIYRWWSSKAAVIMEAYSEKATQNIPTPDTGSVKQDLYQVLQQLFAVLTTTTTGTAVTALIAEAQIDPSLAESFREQFIQGRRAVTQTILERGIERGEVRPDVNLELVLDVIYGPIWYRLLLKHATLDDAFAQELVNFLILGIQAYSVS, from the coding sequence ATGTCACAACTACTAAAAAGCAAAAGTACTTATACACCATCGACGACTGTTGCACCTGTGATGCGTAGGCGCAATCAGCACTCCCATCAAGCAATTCTCAAAGCAGCTGTTGAGCTATTAGAGGAGAAAGGTTACGGCAATATCTGTATTGAGGCGATCGCATCGCGTGCAGGCGTAGGCAAACAAACTATCTACCGTTGGTGGTCTTCTAAGGCAGCAGTCATAATGGAAGCATACTCAGAAAAAGCTACGCAGAATATCCCCACACCGGATACGGGTTCAGTCAAACAAGATTTATATCAAGTTCTACAGCAGTTATTTGCAGTGCTGACAACAACAACGACAGGTACTGCTGTTACAGCACTGATTGCCGAAGCACAAATCGATCCTTCTTTAGCCGAGTCATTTCGCGAGCAGTTTATTCAAGGTCGTAGAGCAGTGACTCAAACTATTTTAGAGCGAGGCATTGAAAGAGGTGAAGTTCGTCCTGACGTAAATTTGGAACTGGTGCTTGATGTGATTTACGGTCCTATTTGGTATCGATTACTGCTAAAGCACGCGACGTTAGATGATGCCTTTGCCCAAGAACTAGTCAATTTTTTGATATTAGGAATACAAGCTTATAGCGTTTCCTAG
- a CDS encoding D-2-hydroxyacid dehydrogenase, with protein sequence MKLILPVEVADELVPHLPTEAEVVRVDNEGNLDDDAINAEVYFSWFFLKPTTLHKVLAAAPQLHWHHAPNAGVNHILTPIYLERDLILTNGAGVHAIPIAEFAIAFMLAHAKQLRHLYAMHAEHRWQRGFQTQDLWDASVLIIGAGGIGQEIAARAKAFGMRIYGSRRHPKPLLNFDKIVGVNEWRSLLPEVDYVVIATPLTSETKGMIDAEALRLMRPNAYLINIARGAIVDEPALLQALKENWIAGAALDTVFTEPLPPESPLWFLDNVFVTPHCSGHSPRVKERSLALFLDNLTRYCHNKLLRNIVDKNAGY encoded by the coding sequence ATGAAACTTATCTTACCTGTAGAGGTTGCTGACGAACTGGTGCCTCATTTACCAACTGAAGCAGAAGTTGTACGCGTGGATAACGAGGGCAATTTAGACGACGATGCTATCAATGCCGAAGTTTACTTTTCGTGGTTTTTTCTCAAACCTACTACCTTACACAAAGTCTTAGCAGCAGCACCTCAACTGCATTGGCATCATGCGCCGAATGCAGGTGTCAATCATATCCTGACACCCATCTATTTAGAACGCGATCTCATCCTTACCAATGGTGCAGGGGTACACGCTATTCCGATTGCTGAATTTGCGATCGCTTTTATGCTAGCTCATGCTAAGCAATTGCGTCACCTGTATGCAATGCATGCAGAACATCGTTGGCAAAGAGGTTTTCAAACCCAGGATTTGTGGGATGCATCTGTGTTAATTATCGGTGCGGGCGGTATTGGGCAAGAAATTGCTGCCCGTGCCAAAGCTTTTGGGATGCGAATTTATGGCAGCCGTCGTCACCCCAAACCCTTACTTAACTTTGACAAAATTGTAGGTGTCAATGAGTGGCGATCGCTCCTTCCGGAAGTAGATTATGTTGTCATTGCCACACCTTTAACTAGTGAAACCAAGGGCATGATCGATGCAGAAGCGCTACGCCTTATGCGACCTAACGCCTATCTTATTAATATTGCTCGTGGTGCAATTGTAGACGAACCTGCCCTGTTACAAGCGCTGAAAGAAAATTGGATTGCAGGTGCCGCTTTAGACACAGTTTTTACAGAACCACTCCCACCAGAAAGTCCGTTGTGGTTTCTAGATAATGTCTTTGTAACACCTCATTGTTCCGGTCATTCTCCGAGAGTCAAAGAACGCTCTTTAGCCCTTTTTTTGGATAATTTGACCCGATATTGTCACAACAAGCTTTTACGCAACATTGTGGATAAAAATGCTGGCTACTAA
- a CDS encoding ABC transporter substrate-binding protein, translating to MKKRRNQLPILSILTVSVVLLTSAGRSSSQIAPSTTYNKQGAAKTTTLRLGIISINNAKIPTGPTGWAIQQGKLLPELRKLGITEVKTFSFPNGPNLNEALVAGQLDVGIYGDTPALVAKANGMPTRLISQEQVGMNAWLLAKKNGVRSVAELKGQKVATSKGSYMHRYLMGLLQKTGLQNQVTVVHLLPNEAQAALQRGDVAAIAASTGTGPLLSSKGFPVIDEASKHPDLRGTSVTVATEAFLTQYPKLPQTWNQVKLASVKSIKANPEAYYQFHSQVSGYSVDIVKASFPIKQFPEEPFPKQGLALLEGTKQFLVSQKLTRSDFKINDWVASQ from the coding sequence ATGAAAAAGCGGCGAAATCAACTCCCTATACTATCTATTCTGACTGTCTCTGTTGTTTTACTTACCAGTGCAGGTCGTAGTTCTAGTCAAATCGCTCCGTCAACAACTTACAACAAACAAGGAGCAGCTAAGACAACTACTTTGCGTTTAGGTATTATCAGTATTAACAACGCTAAAATTCCAACAGGCCCCACAGGTTGGGCAATTCAACAAGGTAAACTCTTACCTGAATTGCGGAAACTGGGAATTACAGAAGTAAAGACATTCAGTTTTCCTAACGGTCCCAACCTGAATGAAGCCTTGGTAGCGGGACAATTGGATGTCGGTATCTACGGCGATACACCTGCACTCGTTGCCAAAGCTAACGGTATGCCTACCCGTTTAATCAGTCAAGAACAGGTAGGGATGAATGCTTGGTTGCTGGCGAAGAAAAATGGTGTCCGTTCTGTAGCGGAACTCAAAGGACAAAAAGTAGCGACCTCAAAAGGTTCGTATATGCATCGCTATTTGATGGGACTGTTACAAAAGACAGGTCTTCAAAATCAAGTCACAGTGGTTCATTTATTGCCCAATGAAGCCCAAGCTGCACTACAAAGAGGTGATGTTGCAGCGATCGCAGCATCCACAGGTACAGGTCCATTGTTAAGTTCAAAAGGTTTTCCTGTCATTGATGAAGCGAGCAAGCATCCAGATTTACGGGGAACAAGTGTAACTGTGGCAACAGAAGCTTTTTTGACTCAGTATCCTAAACTACCTCAAACTTGGAATCAAGTAAAACTTGCTTCAGTCAAAAGTATTAAAGCAAATCCAGAAGCATATTACCAATTTCATTCCCAAGTATCAGGATACTCAGTCGATATAGTCAAAGCTTCTTTTCCTATAAAGCAATTTCCAGAAGAACCATTCCCAAAACAAGGGCTGGCACTTCTAGAAGGAACCAAACAGTTTTTAGTTTCACAAAAATTAACCCGGTCTGACTTTAAAATAAATGATTGGGTTGCCTCACAATAG
- a CDS encoding 4Fe-4S binding protein yields MIELVSESRCIKCNICVNVCPTNVFDKVPDAPPTIARQSDCQTCFMCELYCPVDALYVAPQVEPLTAIDEESLKETELLGSYRRNIGWGRGNTNTAKQDSTYQLLKAMKS; encoded by the coding sequence ATGATTGAATTAGTAAGCGAATCTCGATGTATTAAGTGCAACATTTGTGTTAACGTATGCCCGACAAATGTCTTTGACAAAGTACCCGATGCACCACCGACTATTGCCAGACAAAGTGACTGTCAAACCTGTTTTATGTGTGAATTGTACTGTCCAGTAGATGCTCTGTACGTTGCACCACAGGTTGAGCCTTTGACAGCCATAGACGAAGAATCCCTTAAGGAAACTGAACTTTTAGGTAGTTACCGTCGAAACATTGGTTGGGGACGCGGAAACACAAACACAGCAAAACAAGATTCCACTTATCAATTGCTCAAAGCTATGAAGTCATGA
- a CDS encoding FAD-dependent oxidoreductase: protein MSKNLRLSREASTTEFEPNLHADVLIVGGGPAGTWAAWSAASVGARVVLVDKGYCGTSGCAAASGNGVWYVPPEPESREAAMASREALGGFLSSRNWMQRVLDQTYANVNLLADWGYPFPVDDEGRSYRRSLQGPEYMRLMRKQIRRVGVEILDRSPALQLLVDGEGSVAGATGINRETGKKWIVRSHAVIIATGGCAFLSKALGCNVLTGDGYLMAGEAGAQMSGMEFSNAYGIAPAFSSVTKTLFYNWATFTYEDGTPIPGAGSQRGRSVIAKTLLTQPVYAIIDKASEEMRAHMRLAQPNFFLPFDRAGIDPFTQRFPVTLRLEGTVRGTGGIRIVDDTCATSVSGLYAAGDAATRELICGGFTGGGSHNAAWAISSGYWAGQSAAESARNLGEKANQRQVEAVGQAGFTNGSQRRLNTEEIIQATQAEVFPYDRNYFRNKTGLTESLQRLNHLWQEIRTSVADDDNILRVRESAAMVATARWMYSSALERKETRGMHKYADYPELDENQQHYFISGGLDRVWVKAA, encoded by the coding sequence ATGAGTAAGAATTTACGATTGTCAAGGGAAGCATCTACCACCGAATTTGAACCGAACTTGCACGCGGATGTGTTGATCGTAGGAGGTGGACCGGCTGGTACTTGGGCAGCTTGGAGTGCTGCATCTGTTGGTGCAAGGGTTGTTTTAGTAGATAAAGGCTACTGTGGTACAAGTGGTTGTGCAGCAGCATCAGGTAACGGTGTGTGGTATGTGCCACCAGAGCCTGAAAGTCGGGAAGCTGCAATGGCGAGTCGAGAGGCTTTAGGGGGATTTTTGTCCAGCCGTAACTGGATGCAGCGAGTACTGGACCAAACTTATGCAAACGTTAACCTCTTAGCGGATTGGGGTTATCCGTTTCCTGTTGATGATGAGGGTAGATCTTACAGGCGTAGTCTTCAAGGACCAGAGTATATGCGCCTGATGCGAAAACAAATCAGACGGGTAGGGGTGGAAATTTTAGATCGCAGTCCAGCGTTACAACTTTTAGTAGACGGAGAGGGTAGTGTCGCGGGTGCAACAGGAATCAACCGTGAGACGGGGAAAAAATGGATTGTGCGATCGCACGCAGTCATCATTGCAACTGGAGGCTGTGCTTTTTTAAGTAAAGCTTTAGGGTGCAATGTGTTAACAGGGGATGGATACCTGATGGCAGGTGAAGCAGGTGCTCAAATGTCAGGTATGGAGTTTTCCAACGCCTATGGCATTGCACCTGCCTTTTCTTCTGTCACCAAAACCTTATTTTACAACTGGGCAACATTTACCTACGAAGATGGCACTCCCATACCAGGTGCGGGGTCACAAAGAGGACGTTCCGTTATTGCCAAAACGTTGTTAACGCAACCTGTTTACGCCATTATAGATAAAGCTTCTGAAGAAATGCGGGCGCATATGCGTCTAGCACAACCCAACTTCTTTTTACCTTTTGACCGTGCTGGTATCGATCCTTTTACACAACGCTTTCCTGTCACACTCCGATTGGAAGGAACTGTACGCGGTACAGGTGGAATCCGGATTGTTGATGATACTTGTGCAACTTCTGTCTCTGGACTCTATGCTGCTGGAGATGCAGCAACACGAGAACTTATCTGTGGCGGCTTTACAGGTGGTGGTAGCCATAATGCTGCTTGGGCAATCTCTTCAGGATACTGGGCTGGACAATCTGCTGCTGAATCTGCTCGTAATTTAGGTGAAAAAGCAAATCAAAGACAAGTTGAGGCTGTGGGTCAAGCTGGATTTACCAACGGTAGTCAACGCCGACTTAATACTGAAGAAATTATTCAAGCGACTCAAGCAGAAGTTTTCCCCTACGATCGCAATTATTTCCGCAACAAAACAGGATTAACCGAATCATTACAGAGATTAAATCATCTTTGGCAAGAAATTCGCACAAGTGTTGCAGATGATGACAACATTCTCCGAGTTAGAGAATCCGCTGCAATGGTAGCCACTGCAAGATGGATGTATAGCAGTGCCTTGGAACGTAAAGAAACACGTGGGATGCACAAATATGCAGACTATCCAGAACTAGATGAAAACCAGCAGCACTATTTTATTAGTGGGGGTTTGGATCGTGTTTGGGTGAAAGCAGCTTGA
- a CDS encoding NADP(H)-dependent aldo-keto reductase produces the protein MKYNQLANSDLKVSEICLGTMTFGQQNTIEDAHQQLDYATTQGVNFIDTAEMYPVPPRGETQGRTEAYIGEWLKKQQRDRLVIATKIAGPGRGFKWVREGNLKINRAHIKQAVDDSLKRLQTDYIDLYQFHWPDRYIPLFGQTEYNPTFERHTIPIVEQLEAIADVIKAGKIRYLGLSNETPWGVCEFSRTAQQLGLPKVVSIQNAYNLLNRVFDSAHAEACYRENIGLLAYSALGFGLLSGKYVHNKPLEDTRLTLFPGFGQRYLKPNVSEAVAAYVEIAHKYNLKPSHLALSFVRSRWFATSTIIGATTLEQLKENLESVNVVLDKDIIAELDAVHTRYPNPAP, from the coding sequence ATGAAATACAATCAACTTGCCAATAGTGACCTTAAGGTTTCAGAAATTTGTCTGGGAACTATGACATTTGGACAGCAAAATACTATTGAAGATGCTCATCAGCAACTAGATTATGCTACTACTCAAGGAGTCAACTTTATTGACACGGCGGAGATGTACCCAGTCCCACCTCGTGGTGAAACACAAGGAAGAACAGAGGCTTATATCGGAGAATGGCTGAAAAAACAACAGCGCGATCGACTTGTTATTGCTACAAAAATTGCAGGTCCAGGAAGAGGATTTAAATGGGTGCGGGAAGGAAATTTAAAAATTAACCGTGCTCATATCAAACAAGCAGTAGATGATAGTCTTAAACGCTTACAAACAGACTATATTGACTTATATCAATTTCACTGGCCCGATCGCTATATTCCTCTGTTTGGTCAAACAGAGTATAATCCAACTTTTGAACGACACACCATTCCAATCGTAGAACAATTAGAAGCGATCGCAGATGTTATCAAAGCTGGGAAAATTCGTTACTTGGGCTTAAGTAATGAAACCCCGTGGGGAGTCTGTGAGTTCAGTCGTACAGCACAGCAATTGGGATTACCTAAAGTTGTGTCCATTCAAAATGCTTACAATTTATTAAACCGCGTGTTTGATTCCGCTCATGCAGAGGCTTGTTATCGCGAAAATATTGGCTTGTTAGCTTATAGTGCATTGGGGTTCGGTTTATTATCTGGCAAATATGTACATAATAAACCACTGGAGGATACACGACTGACTCTTTTTCCTGGCTTTGGACAGCGTTATCTCAAACCAAATGTTAGTGAAGCTGTTGCAGCATATGTAGAAATCGCCCACAAATATAATCTAAAACCTTCACATCTAGCATTATCCTTTGTCCGCAGTCGTTGGTTTGCCACCAGTACTATTATTGGAGCAACAACGTTGGAACAACTTAAAGAAAATTTAGAAAGCGTAAATGTAGTATTGGACAAGGATATCATAGCCGAATTGGATGCTGTTCATACTCGTTACCCTAATCCAGCACCCTAA